A single Actinomadura algeriensis DNA region contains:
- a CDS encoding IclR family transcriptional regulator encodes MAEAVRSLERAFELLEHLADAGGEMALSELTEVSGLPMPTIYRLMRTLVNRGYVRQAPSKRYALGPRLIRLGEGAGRLLGSWAGPVLSRLVDEVGETANMAVLEGDEAVYVAQVPSRHSMRMFTEVGRRVQPHCTGVGKALLSQLPEAKVREILARTGMAAHTPNTFTDAESLVAELARVRERGYALDEEEQEVGVRCVAVPLRGAPALTALSVSGPSGRLTRETVADVVPIMLDAAERFARELGPVD; translated from the coding sequence GTGGCGGAGGCCGTGCGGTCGCTGGAGCGCGCGTTCGAGTTGCTGGAGCATCTGGCGGACGCGGGCGGCGAGATGGCGCTGTCGGAGCTGACGGAGGTGTCCGGGCTCCCGATGCCGACGATCTACCGGCTGATGCGGACGCTCGTCAACCGGGGGTACGTGCGCCAGGCGCCGTCGAAGCGGTACGCGCTCGGGCCGCGGCTGATCCGGCTGGGCGAGGGCGCGGGCCGGTTGCTGGGCTCGTGGGCGGGGCCGGTGCTGTCGCGGCTGGTGGACGAGGTCGGGGAGACGGCGAACATGGCGGTCCTGGAGGGGGACGAGGCCGTGTACGTCGCGCAGGTGCCGTCGCGGCATTCGATGCGGATGTTCACCGAGGTGGGGCGGCGGGTCCAGCCGCACTGCACGGGGGTCGGGAAGGCGCTGCTGTCGCAGCTGCCGGAGGCGAAGGTGCGGGAGATCCTCGCGCGGACGGGCATGGCGGCGCACACGCCGAACACGTTCACCGACGCGGAGTCCCTGGTCGCCGAGCTGGCGCGCGTCCGGGAGCGGGGTTACGCGCTGGACGAGGAGGAGCAGGAGGTCGGCGTGCGGTGCGTGGCGGTCCCGCTGCGGGGCGCGCCCGCGTTGACCGCGCTGTCGGTGTCGGGCCCGTCCGGGCGGCTGACCCGCGAGACCGTCGCGGACGTCGTGCCGATCATGCTGGACGCCGCCGAGCGGTTCGCGCGCGAACTCGGGCCGGTCGATTGA
- a CDS encoding YkvA family protein, producing MNGKRRAAAAGQAWQIYSETLDPQAPGLWERTRAVPRMIKAVFRGDYKGMSYGTLGLLAIGVVYIISPIDAVPEILLGIGLIDDAGVALWLAASLVKAAGDYVAWERGGRPHVVVGEPVD from the coding sequence GTGAACGGAAAGCGCCGCGCCGCGGCCGCCGGTCAGGCCTGGCAGATCTACAGCGAGACGCTCGACCCCCAGGCCCCCGGGCTCTGGGAGCGCACCCGCGCCGTGCCCCGCATGATCAAGGCCGTGTTCCGCGGCGACTACAAGGGGATGTCCTACGGGACGCTCGGGCTGCTCGCCATCGGCGTCGTCTACATCATCTCCCCGATCGACGCCGTCCCCGAGATCCTGCTCGGCATCGGCCTCATCGACGACGCGGGCGTCGCGCTCTGGCTCGCCGCGTCGCTCGTCAAGGCCGCGGGCGACTACGTCGCCTGGGAGCGCGGCGGCCGCCCGCACGTCGTCGTCGGCGAACCCGTCGACTGA
- a CDS encoding septal ring lytic transglycosylase RlpA family protein, whose product MRIRTLLIISGAAVAVLTAGAFAFVKTGAPAGAAQAAHGVPQAEPSGPPGEESPGASPSPSATPEKSQRPEKPTTASPSPEHDDEPDAVAARIAPPKPKKTERTRSGGSSGSGGSSGSGGSSESGGSEKVLDSGSCKASFYGEGQMTASGERFDPGELTAAHKTLPFGSKVRVTNKGNGESVVVRINDRGPYAGGRCLDLSEAAMEDIGGTSAGVISVRYEVLARG is encoded by the coding sequence GTGCGCATCCGCACCCTACTGATCATTTCCGGGGCGGCCGTGGCCGTCCTGACGGCGGGCGCGTTCGCGTTCGTCAAGACCGGCGCCCCGGCGGGCGCGGCACAGGCGGCGCACGGAGTGCCGCAGGCCGAACCGTCCGGACCGCCCGGCGAGGAGAGTCCCGGGGCGAGTCCGTCGCCGAGCGCGACACCGGAGAAGTCGCAGCGGCCGGAGAAGCCGACGACGGCGTCGCCGTCACCGGAGCACGACGACGAACCGGACGCCGTCGCGGCGCGGATCGCGCCGCCGAAGCCGAAGAAGACCGAACGGACCCGTTCGGGCGGGTCGAGTGGATCGGGTGGTTCGAGCGGTTCGGGCGGTTCGAGCGAGTCGGGCGGATCGGAGAAGGTCCTCGACTCCGGCTCCTGCAAGGCGTCCTTCTACGGCGAGGGCCAGATGACGGCCAGCGGCGAGCGCTTCGACCCGGGCGAGCTGACGGCGGCGCACAAGACGCTCCCGTTCGGCTCCAAGGTCCGCGTCACCAACAAGGGCAACGGCGAATCGGTCGTCGTGCGCATCAACGACCGCGGCCCGTACGCGGGCGGCCGCTGCCTGGACCTGTCCGAGGCGGCGATGGAGGACATCGGCGGCACGTCCGCCGGCGTCATCTCCGTCCGCTACGAGGTCCTGGCGCGGGGCTAG
- a CDS encoding ferritin-like domain-containing protein — MSSHDFYTEPVSTDTWNVPMAGDTRFTWEYDEGRDRLLNLYQKGKDKQWDAQKRIDWDLEVDPINVAGLPENFNPLFGSDIWDKMTQKEKDEFGRHQSSWLFSQFLHGEQGALNVSARIVQSVPDLDSKFYAATQTMDEARHVELYGKFVHEKIGMYYPINQDLAKLLAESLEDSRWDLPYLGMQVLIEGLALAAFGLYRDMSTNPLVKQLLAYVMQDEARHVAFGRLALKDYYAELTDKERAEREEFVVEGCYLMRDRFKAREVFEQLEMPMDKCMEYVDNSDMYTLYQSLLFSRIVPCVRDVGLWGDKVQKAYRDMGVLDNAKADLEALMKQDEEIAEQVDEERYATELAGRKQEVDDAITLGATD; from the coding sequence GTGAGTTCCCACGACTTCTACACAGAGCCCGTCTCCACGGACACCTGGAACGTCCCGATGGCGGGCGACACCCGCTTCACCTGGGAGTACGACGAGGGCCGCGACCGGCTGCTGAACCTGTACCAGAAGGGCAAGGACAAGCAGTGGGACGCGCAGAAGCGCATCGACTGGGACCTCGAAGTCGATCCGATCAACGTCGCGGGCCTGCCGGAGAACTTCAATCCCCTGTTCGGCTCCGACATCTGGGACAAGATGACCCAGAAGGAGAAGGACGAGTTCGGCCGGCACCAGAGCTCGTGGCTGTTCAGCCAGTTCCTGCACGGTGAACAGGGCGCGCTGAACGTGTCCGCGCGGATCGTCCAGTCCGTGCCCGACCTCGACTCGAAGTTCTACGCCGCGACCCAGACCATGGACGAGGCGCGGCACGTCGAGCTGTACGGCAAGTTCGTCCACGAGAAGATCGGGATGTACTACCCGATCAACCAGGACCTGGCGAAGCTGCTCGCGGAGTCGCTCGAGGACAGCCGCTGGGACCTGCCCTACCTCGGCATGCAGGTCCTCATCGAGGGCCTCGCGCTGGCCGCGTTCGGGCTGTACCGCGACATGTCGACCAACCCGCTCGTCAAGCAGCTGCTCGCGTACGTCATGCAGGACGAGGCGCGGCACGTCGCGTTCGGACGGCTCGCGCTCAAGGACTACTACGCCGAGCTGACCGACAAGGAGCGGGCCGAGCGCGAGGAATTCGTCGTCGAGGGCTGCTATCTGATGCGCGACCGGTTCAAGGCGCGCGAAGTGTTCGAACAGCTCGAGATGCCGATGGACAAGTGCATGGAGTACGTCGACAACTCCGACATGTACACGCTGTACCAGTCGCTGCTGTTCAGCCGTATCGTCCCGTGCGTCCGGGACGTCGGCCTGTGGGGCGACAAGGTGCAGAAGGCGTATCGGGACATGGGCGTCCTCGACAATGCCAAGGCCGATCTCGAGGCGCTGATGAAGCAGGACGAGGAGATCGCCGAGCAGGTCGACGAGGAGCGCTACGCCACCGAGCTGGCCGGGCGCAAGCAGGAGGTGGACGACGCCATCACGCTCGGCGCGACGGACTGA
- a CDS encoding LURP-one-related/scramblase family protein: MDDERFQAQSRLLIRQRIRLMVNQYEVHAEAPDGSEGELLAFAQQKRMAFKEQVTLYSDDSKTTPILGFKARKRIDLASAYDITDAHGRPIGVFRKDFKKSLLASTWHLEQPGLGVATGSERNKAVALVRRVWQFVPFVDAIPFAWPYHFDFVAGDQVVFSVEKKMGIRDRYVVDIKDPRLDRRLVIAQAVALDALQSR, encoded by the coding sequence GTGGACGACGAACGGTTCCAGGCGCAGTCTCGGCTGCTGATCCGGCAGCGGATCCGGCTGATGGTGAACCAGTACGAGGTGCACGCCGAGGCGCCGGACGGTTCCGAGGGCGAGCTGCTGGCGTTCGCGCAGCAGAAGCGGATGGCGTTCAAGGAGCAGGTCACCCTGTACTCGGACGACTCCAAGACCACGCCGATCCTCGGGTTCAAGGCCCGCAAGCGCATCGACCTGGCGTCGGCGTACGACATCACCGACGCGCACGGGCGCCCGATCGGGGTGTTCCGCAAGGACTTCAAGAAGTCGCTGCTCGCCTCCACCTGGCACCTGGAGCAGCCGGGTCTCGGCGTGGCGACCGGCAGCGAGCGCAACAAGGCGGTCGCGCTGGTCCGGCGGGTGTGGCAGTTCGTCCCGTTCGTGGACGCGATCCCGTTCGCGTGGCCGTACCACTTCGACTTCGTCGCGGGCGATCAGGTCGTTTTCTCGGTGGAGAAGAAGATGGGGATCCGCGACCGGTACGTGGTCGACATCAAGGATCCGCGCCTCGACCGCCGCCTGGTCATCGCGCAGGCGGTCGCGCTCGACGCCCTCCAGTCGAGGTAA
- a CDS encoding TetR/AcrR family transcriptional regulator, producing MTEIRTPLRRRPAQRRSAERVQRMLDACAEILDEDGYDGLTTTRIAQRAEVAIGSVYQFFPDKRAVAQALAQRNLEEFGRRISARLTEGGFAHWSDTVGAIIDIFVEMHRTVPGFRVLRFGDVADVHLLDSDADNNAVVADRIRALIVDTFGVRDAPELATALAIAVEAGDAVLKLAFRRRPDGDPVIVAEAERLIHGYLAAHIRES from the coding sequence GTGACCGAGATCCGCACACCGCTCCGCCGCCGTCCCGCCCAGCGCCGCAGTGCCGAACGCGTCCAGCGCATGCTGGACGCCTGTGCGGAGATCCTCGACGAGGACGGCTACGACGGGCTGACCACGACGCGGATCGCGCAGCGTGCCGAGGTCGCGATCGGTTCGGTGTACCAGTTCTTCCCCGACAAGCGGGCGGTCGCGCAGGCCCTCGCGCAGCGGAACCTGGAGGAGTTCGGGCGGCGGATCTCCGCGCGGCTCACCGAGGGCGGCTTCGCGCACTGGTCTGACACGGTCGGCGCGATCATCGACATCTTCGTGGAGATGCACCGGACCGTCCCGGGGTTCCGGGTGCTGCGGTTCGGGGACGTCGCCGACGTCCACCTGCTCGACTCCGACGCCGACAACAACGCGGTGGTCGCCGACCGGATCCGCGCGCTGATCGTGGACACCTTCGGCGTGCGCGACGCCCCCGAGCTGGCGACCGCGCTGGCCATCGCGGTGGAGGCCGGGGACGCGGTGCTGAAGCTGGCGTTCCGGCGCCGTCCGGACGGCGACCCGGTGATCGTCGCGGAGGCCGAGCGGCTCATCCACGGGTATCTGGCCGCGCACATCCGGGAGTCCTGA
- a CDS encoding winged helix-turn-helix transcriptional regulator, which yields MDDVFRRDCPARVVLDHVTGRWGVLVLTALHGGDLRFFELRDRIEGISEKMLSQTLRTLVRDGLVLRTVEPTVPPRVTYALTDLGRGIGEPLRALTGWIRTHAAEIAAARDAHDRADAAAGADSGAGAAPGRRNGGTMAG from the coding sequence GTGGACGACGTCTTCCGGCGGGACTGTCCCGCGCGGGTGGTCCTCGATCACGTGACGGGCCGGTGGGGCGTGCTCGTCCTCACCGCGCTCCACGGCGGCGACCTGAGGTTCTTCGAGCTGCGCGACCGGATCGAGGGGATCAGCGAGAAGATGCTGTCCCAGACGCTCCGCACGCTCGTGCGGGACGGGCTCGTCCTGCGGACCGTCGAGCCGACCGTGCCGCCCAGGGTGACGTACGCGCTGACGGACCTCGGCCGGGGCATCGGCGAACCGCTGCGCGCCCTGACCGGGTGGATCAGGACGCACGCGGCGGAGATCGCCGCCGCGCGGGACGCGCACGATCGCGCGGACGCGGCGGCCGGTGCGGATTCGGGGGCCGGGGCGGCACCGGGGCGGCGGAATGGGGGGACAATGGCAGGGTGA
- a CDS encoding SDR family oxidoreductase: MEPLALITGGGRGIGAATARELARRGYRVAVNYHRDAAAAEAVAADTGGTALRADVRDPERVAELLAACGPVDVLVCNANITPPFGPIRSMPWETFIGKVHGELAAVYHLTRAVLRDMPAHGRIVYVSSLSSEVTRPGAAAHATAKAALDAFARHVAAEASPVTVNVVAPAGVRTDGSAAARTPETEAALAARSVLGRMIEPDDVATVIASVVDGGMGAVTGVRIPVDAGFRVLGGP, translated from the coding sequence ATGGAACCACTAGCGCTCATCACCGGCGGCGGACGCGGAATCGGCGCCGCCACCGCCAGGGAACTCGCCCGCCGCGGATACCGCGTCGCCGTCAACTACCACCGCGACGCCGCCGCGGCCGAGGCCGTCGCCGCCGACACCGGCGGGACGGCGCTGCGCGCCGACGTCCGCGACCCCGAGCGGGTCGCGGAACTGCTCGCGGCCTGCGGCCCGGTGGACGTCCTCGTCTGCAACGCCAACATCACCCCGCCGTTCGGGCCGATCCGCTCGATGCCGTGGGAGACGTTCATCGGCAAGGTGCACGGCGAACTCGCCGCCGTCTACCACCTCACCCGGGCCGTCCTGCGGGACATGCCCGCGCACGGGCGGATCGTCTACGTCTCCAGCCTGAGCTCCGAGGTCACCCGGCCGGGGGCCGCCGCGCACGCCACCGCCAAGGCGGCACTGGACGCGTTCGCCCGGCACGTCGCGGCCGAGGCGTCCCCGGTGACCGTCAACGTCGTCGCGCCGGCGGGCGTGCGCACCGACGGCTCCGCCGCCGCGCGCACGCCGGAGACCGAGGCGGCGCTCGCCGCACGGTCCGTCCTCGGCCGCATGATCGAACCGGACGACGTCGCGACGGTGATCGCCTCGGTGGTGGACGGCGGGATGGGCGCGGTGACCGGCGTCCGCATCCCCGTGGACGCCGGTTTCCGCGTGCTCGGCGGGCCGTGA
- a CDS encoding chorismate mutase, translated as MDSPGSLADVRARIDGIDGELVRLLADRQALVRAAAAFKTDERSVRAPDRVERVVALARSRAADAGLSPEVAEAVWRAMIGAFIELELGAAGLRDA; from the coding sequence ATGGACTCCCCCGGATCGCTCGCGGACGTGCGCGCCCGCATCGACGGCATCGACGGTGAACTCGTCCGGCTGCTCGCCGACCGGCAGGCGCTGGTGCGGGCCGCCGCCGCGTTCAAGACGGACGAACGGTCGGTGCGCGCGCCCGACCGCGTCGAACGGGTCGTCGCGCTGGCCCGGTCGCGCGCCGCGGACGCGGGCCTGTCGCCGGAGGTCGCCGAGGCGGTGTGGCGGGCGATGATCGGCGCGTTCATCGAGCTCGAACTCGGCGCGGCCGGGCTCCGCGACGCCTAG
- a CDS encoding MerR family transcriptional regulator produces MKIGELSRRTGVSVRLLRYYEEQGLLTSRRSPGGHRGYADDAPDTVGRIRSLLAAGLPTRVIRDLMPCWDGAALQSCVTGHLQDHLDDLDTRIAELQRARTSLHGFLTASAGTPAG; encoded by the coding sequence ATGAAGATCGGTGAGCTGTCGCGCCGGACGGGCGTGAGCGTGCGGTTGCTGCGCTACTACGAGGAGCAGGGCCTGCTGACGTCCCGCCGCTCGCCCGGCGGCCACCGCGGCTACGCCGACGACGCGCCCGACACCGTCGGGCGCATCCGCTCGCTCCTCGCCGCGGGCCTGCCCACCCGGGTGATCCGCGACCTCATGCCCTGCTGGGACGGCGCCGCGCTGCAGTCCTGCGTCACCGGGCACCTCCAGGATCACCTGGACGACCTCGACACGCGCATCGCCGAACTGCAGCGCGCGCGCACGTCCCTGCACGGATTCCTCACGGCGTCCGCGGGGACGCCCGCCGGCTAG
- a CDS encoding putative quinol monooxygenase: MSTTPISLYGFLRPKPERADEVRRLLSSLVEPTRREEGNLQYHLHEHDDGRLFLYEVWRSQEDLDRHNRIPPLREFLANIGDYLAEPVDGHFDTMISPYPA, from the coding sequence ATGAGCACAACACCGATCTCCCTGTACGGCTTCCTCCGTCCCAAGCCCGAGCGCGCGGACGAGGTCAGGCGGCTGCTGTCGTCGCTCGTGGAGCCTACGCGGCGGGAAGAGGGCAACCTCCAGTACCACCTGCACGAGCACGACGACGGGCGGCTCTTCCTGTACGAGGTGTGGCGGTCGCAGGAGGATCTCGACCGCCACAACCGGATCCCGCCGCTGCGCGAGTTCCTGGCGAACATCGGCGACTACCTGGCAGAGCCCGTGGACGGCCACTTCGACACGATGATCAGTCCGTATCCCGCATGA
- a CDS encoding helix-turn-helix transcriptional regulator produces the protein MNGCEARSLLHPYLLLLIYERPGHGYDLIDRLSCLGVSDVEPGHAYRVLRGMERARLVVSTWVPSEAGPARRRYELTDKGVADLEAWAPKLAHLGEVITSFLARWNQAARAAAPVPGGGGREPRAVSWT, from the coding sequence ATGAACGGTTGCGAAGCGCGCAGCCTCCTCCATCCCTACCTGCTGCTCCTGATCTACGAACGGCCGGGACACGGATACGACCTCATCGACCGGTTGTCCTGCCTCGGGGTGTCGGACGTGGAACCGGGCCACGCCTACCGGGTGCTGCGCGGCATGGAACGCGCCCGGCTCGTCGTGTCGACCTGGGTGCCGTCGGAGGCGGGCCCGGCGCGGCGCCGCTACGAGCTGACGGACAAGGGCGTCGCGGACCTGGAGGCGTGGGCGCCGAAGCTCGCCCACCTCGGCGAGGTGATCACCTCGTTCCTGGCCCGCTGGAACCAGGCGGCGCGGGCCGCGGCCCCGGTGCCGGGCGGCGGCGGGCGGGAGCCGCGGGCGGTGTCGTGGACGTGA
- a CDS encoding D-sedoheptulose-7-phosphate isomerase produces MTARTAVREAFDRRTEPGRAVAADADAIARACHAMAVRFHAGGRLIVFGNGGACTDAQHVAVEFVHPVVVGKRALPAFALTGDVATLTAIARTEGFDEVYAAQLRTLARPDDIALGLSDGGPCANVRRGLAVAAEMGLLTVALTGGDGDMGRGADHVLRARTADPLVAKEVHVTVYHVLWELVHVFFEHPGTLRRETAR; encoded by the coding sequence GTGACGGCGCGGACGGCCGTCCGGGAGGCGTTCGACCGGCGGACGGAGCCGGGCCGCGCGGTCGCGGCCGACGCGGATGCGATCGCGCGGGCCTGCCACGCGATGGCGGTGCGGTTCCACGCGGGCGGACGGCTGATCGTGTTCGGCAACGGCGGCGCGTGCACGGACGCGCAGCACGTGGCGGTCGAGTTCGTCCATCCGGTGGTGGTCGGCAAGCGGGCGCTGCCGGCGTTCGCGCTGACCGGGGACGTCGCGACGCTGACGGCGATCGCGCGCACCGAGGGGTTCGACGAGGTGTACGCGGCGCAGCTGCGGACGCTGGCGCGGCCGGACGACATCGCGCTCGGGCTGTCGGACGGCGGCCCGTGCGCGAACGTCCGGCGGGGGCTGGCGGTCGCGGCCGAGATGGGGCTGCTGACGGTCGCGCTGACCGGCGGGGACGGCGACATGGGCCGGGGCGCCGACCACGTGCTGCGGGCGCGGACGGCCGATCCGCTCGTCGCCAAGGAGGTGCACGTGACCGTCTACCACGTGCTGTGGGAGCTGGTGCACGTCTTCTTCGAGCATCCGGGGACGCTGCGGCGGGAGACGGCCCGGTGA
- a CDS encoding hydrogenase assembly protein HupF yields MSAGNGANAPECHDGVCVTCSDAAVRVRVRELLGDGLAIVDTEAGPEEVSVALVDARAGDVVLVHAKEAIAVETA; encoded by the coding sequence GTGAGCGCGGGGAACGGGGCGAACGCGCCGGAGTGCCATGACGGCGTCTGCGTCACCTGCTCGGACGCCGCCGTGCGGGTGCGGGTGCGCGAGCTGCTCGGCGACGGGCTCGCGATCGTCGACACCGAGGCCGGTCCGGAGGAGGTGAGCGTGGCGCTGGTCGACGCGCGGGCGGGCGACGTCGTGCTCGTCCACGCGAAAGAAGCGATCGCGGTGGAGACCGCATGA
- a CDS encoding D-sedoheptulose-7-phosphate isomerase — protein MSGIETLYPFLYEGGSDLGPVLAEVRRSTEAKAAEIVELRESMAEGAADELVACARRVAAAVTGGGRLFAFGNGGSCTDAQDLAQLCMRPPAGARPVPATCLTGDVAALTALSNDVGFEVVFARQLAAFGRRGDVAVGFSTSGGSANVLRAFEEASRAGMATVGFAGYGGGGMAEPGMVDHLFTVPSASVHRIQEAQTTVYHVLWELLQRALGGRL, from the coding sequence ATGAGCGGGATCGAAACGCTGTACCCGTTCCTGTACGAGGGCGGATCGGACCTCGGCCCGGTGCTGGCGGAGGTCCGCCGGTCCACCGAGGCGAAGGCCGCCGAGATCGTCGAGCTGCGGGAGTCGATGGCGGAGGGGGCGGCGGACGAACTGGTGGCGTGCGCGCGGCGCGTCGCGGCGGCCGTCACCGGCGGGGGCCGGCTGTTCGCGTTCGGCAACGGCGGGAGCTGCACGGACGCGCAGGACCTCGCGCAGCTGTGCATGCGGCCGCCGGCCGGCGCCCGGCCCGTCCCGGCGACCTGCCTGACCGGGGACGTCGCCGCGCTGACGGCGCTGTCGAACGACGTGGGGTTCGAGGTGGTGTTCGCGCGGCAGCTGGCGGCGTTCGGCCGCCGGGGGGACGTCGCGGTGGGGTTCTCGACGAGCGGGGGTTCGGCGAACGTGCTGCGGGCGTTCGAGGAGGCGTCCCGGGCGGGGATGGCGACGGTCGGGTTCGCGGGGTACGGCGGCGGCGGGATGGCGGAGCCGGGCATGGTCGACCACCTGTTCACGGTGCCGTCGGCGTCGGTGCACCGCATCCAGGAGGCGCAGACGACCGTGTACCACGTGCTGTGGGAGCTGCTGCAGCGGGCGCTGGGCGGCCGGCTGTGA
- the hypF gene encoding carbamoyltransferase HypF, with protein MSVDGARERVRIRVEGTVQGVGFRPFVHELAGTYGLSGFVGNDASGVFAEAEGDASALARFVGDLGGRAPSLAVVERVVTESLPPLGDRGFRIVPSDAAAAPAALVSPDTATCGDCLAEIRDPDGRRHAYAFTNCTRCGPRFTIVRNVPYDRCNTTMAAFAMCDACAREYGDECDRRFHAQPVCCPACGPALRTAGADGRPAPGDPVETAARWLLDGRIVAVKGLGGYHLAALADHEDAVARLRARKHREHKPFAVMAPDPAGARALVDLDAAAAALLVSPARPIVLAARRHGARVAAAVAPGNRELGVLLPYTPLHHLLAGRLARPIVLTSGNVADEPIVTGDAEALRRLAGIADGFVLHDRRIETRADDSVVRSFRGRALPVRRSRGFVPAPLRTPWEFPRPVLACGAELKNTFCVARAHHAFLSHHIGDLENYETLRSYQEGIEHFCRLFGVRPEVVVHDLHPEYLSTKYALELGGVELIGVQHHHAHIASCLADNGTDGPVIGIAFDGLGYGDDGTLWGGELLVADLAGYRRAGHLEAVPMPGGAAAVREPWRMAAAYLTAAFGEHVPWLGVVRRNRERWANVARMALAGTNAPLTSSAGRLFDAVAAIAGVRDTAGYEGQAAIELQQAADPHERAAYRATVTGDVVIRGTDLVRAAVDDALAGRGAGTIAARFHNGLAWAAVRAARLLRDRTGLDTVALSGGVFQNVLLLERLVSGLEDSGFRVLTHSHVPPNDGGIALGQAVVAAARERSARDAAAS; from the coding sequence GTGAGCGTGGATGGCGCGCGGGAGCGGGTCCGGATCCGCGTCGAGGGGACCGTGCAGGGAGTCGGGTTCCGCCCGTTCGTTCATGAACTGGCCGGGACGTACGGGTTGTCGGGGTTCGTGGGGAACGACGCGTCCGGGGTGTTCGCGGAGGCCGAGGGGGACGCGTCCGCGCTGGCCCGGTTCGTCGGCGATCTCGGCGGCCGGGCGCCGTCCCTGGCCGTCGTCGAACGGGTGGTGACCGAGTCGCTGCCGCCGCTCGGCGACCGCGGGTTCCGGATCGTGCCGAGCGATGCGGCGGCGGCGCCCGCCGCGCTCGTCTCGCCCGACACCGCGACCTGCGGCGACTGCCTCGCGGAGATCCGCGACCCGGACGGGCGGCGGCACGCGTACGCGTTCACGAACTGCACGCGGTGCGGGCCGCGGTTCACGATCGTCCGGAACGTCCCGTACGACCGGTGCAACACGACGATGGCCGCGTTCGCGATGTGCGACGCGTGCGCGCGGGAGTACGGGGACGAGTGCGACCGCCGGTTCCACGCGCAGCCCGTGTGCTGCCCGGCGTGCGGCCCGGCCCTGCGGACGGCGGGCGCGGACGGGCGGCCCGCGCCCGGCGACCCGGTCGAGACGGCCGCGCGGTGGCTGCTGGACGGGCGGATCGTCGCGGTCAAGGGCCTCGGCGGGTACCACCTGGCCGCGCTCGCCGACCACGAGGACGCCGTGGCGCGGCTGCGCGCCCGCAAGCACCGGGAGCACAAGCCGTTCGCCGTCATGGCGCCCGACCCGGCGGGCGCCCGCGCGCTCGTCGATCTCGACGCGGCCGCCGCGGCGCTGCTCGTCTCGCCCGCGCGGCCGATCGTGCTCGCCGCGCGCCGCCACGGCGCGCGCGTCGCCGCCGCCGTCGCGCCCGGGAACCGGGAGCTGGGCGTGCTGCTGCCGTACACGCCCCTGCACCATCTGCTGGCCGGGCGGCTCGCCCGTCCGATCGTCCTGACCAGCGGGAACGTGGCGGACGAGCCGATCGTGACCGGCGACGCGGAGGCGCTGCGGCGGCTCGCCGGGATCGCCGACGGGTTCGTGCTGCACGATCGCCGCATCGAGACGCGGGCCGACGACTCGGTCGTCCGGTCGTTCCGCGGACGGGCGTTGCCGGTGCGGCGCTCGCGCGGGTTCGTCCCGGCGCCGCTGCGGACGCCGTGGGAGTTCCCGCGTCCCGTCCTCGCGTGCGGCGCGGAACTGAAGAACACCTTCTGCGTGGCGCGCGCGCACCACGCTTTCCTTTCGCACCACATCGGCGACCTGGAGAACTACGAAACCCTGCGGTCGTACCAGGAGGGCATCGAGCATTTCTGCCGGTTGTTCGGGGTGCGGCCAGAGGTCGTGGTGCACGACCTCCACCCGGAGTACCTGTCGACCAAGTACGCGCTCGAACTCGGGGGCGTCGAACTCATCGGTGTCCAGCACCACCACGCGCACATCGCGTCGTGCCTCGCCGACAACGGGACGGACGGCCCCGTCATCGGCATCGCGTTCGACGGGCTCGGCTACGGCGACGACGGGACGCTGTGGGGCGGGGAGCTGCTGGTCGCCGACCTCGCCGGGTACCGGCGCGCCGGGCATCTGGAGGCGGTGCCGATGCCGGGCGGCGCGGCGGCCGTCCGGGAGCCGTGGCGGATGGCGGCGGCCTACCTGACGGCGGCGTTCGGCGAGCACGTGCCGTGGCTCGGCGTCGTCCGGCGCAACCGCGAACGATGGGCGAACGTCGCCCGGATGGCCCTGGCGGGGACGAACGCGCCCCTGACGTCCAGCGCGGGACGGCTGTTCGACGCGGTCGCGGCGATCGCCGGCGTCCGCGACACCGCCGGGTACGAAGGGCAGGCGGCGATCGAGCTGCAGCAGGCCGCGGACCCGCACGAGCGCGCCGCCTACCGCGCGACCGTAACCGGCGACGTCGTCATCCGGGGCACCGACCTGGTGCGGGCGGCGGTCGACGACGCCCTCGCGGGACGCGGTGCGGGCACCATCGCCGCCCGCTTCCACAACGGGCTGGCGTGGGCGGCCGTCCGCGCGGCCCGGCTGCTGCGCGACCGCACCGGCCTGGACACGGTCGCGCTGTCGGGCGGCGTGTTCCAGAACGTCCTGCTGCTGGAACGCCTGGTGTCCGGGCTGGAGGACTCCGGGTTCCGGGTGCTGACGCACTCGCACGTCCCGCCGAACGACGGCGGCATCGCCCTCGGCCAGGCCGTCGTCGCCGCCGCGCGGGAGAGGTCCGCCCGGGACGCGGCCGCTTCCTGA